In Pirellulaceae bacterium, one DNA window encodes the following:
- a CDS encoding hydantoinase B/oxoprolinase family protein gives MKNKLPPNNAWEFWIDVGGTFTDCLARSPDKTLLRHKTLSSGVVKGTVGAGSSATQIIDSTRGKDPAEFWIDWTLTLIDSVGRPLASSQVTGFDAANQQLNLNRELPLLPQVGDQYELSSHLEAPLLAIRYILQLPLGKELPAVSVRLGTTRGTNALLTRGGGRTALITTKGFADILKIGYQARPNLFDLEIQKPAPLYEEVLEVHERLSSTGEVLLAVQPDLIRQQLKRLRDRGTVAVAICLLNAYSNATHEQQIAVIARKLGFSEISVSSQLAPLIKLVSRGDTTVVNAYLNTVLKDYVQGIAKHLDDTSTALQMMTSNGGLVRGDQFEGKDSILSGPAGGVVGFARVAEAAGFPRAIGFDMGGTSTDVARYEGSFQHEYETEKAGVRIVSPMLAIETVAAGGGSICHFDGVKLAVGPDSAGAEPGPACYGRGGPLTITDVNLHLGKVQPNQFPFALDAQAVERRLQELAKTIRDELGQAMTTTELADGFLRIANANMAQAIRSISIAQGYDPREYVLVSFGGAAPQHACAVAEELGMREIINHPDAGILSALGIGHADLTRHAAKGVYLDIEQLNGQLLNDTWTELTQQTEQSLLQQGVSEKNIETVQSLDLRYEGTDSTLTIPRPLNGDYLEAFTTLHQKRYGYAQPERNLEIVAARIESTGRIRAKLPKSHSVAPAHTRSSEVRQMYFHGQLVSAACYHRTALQAGAQITGPAVIHETMSTTIIDPGWQAEVLSQRELLIRQQTQTETDSYSTDCDPILLEIFNRHFAGIAEQMGITLRNTSSSVNVKERLDFSCAIFTDRGDLVVNAPHIPVHLGAMSETVKCVLEDHADLASGDVIVTNDPYRGGSHLPDVTVVTPVHDPTDGQLRFLVASRAHHAEIGGITPGSMPPFSHSLAEEGVCIRSFKLIDAGQSRLEELSEQLTGATYPTRDLETNLADIRAQIAANQQGVRDLQQLVDRFSWPVVNAYMNHIQVAAETKLRHALKTIPDGEYKFEDHLDNGALIHAKITVDNDQACIDFRGSAPSTRDNLNANLAIVSAATMYCLRCLINEDIPLNQGVLNPIELIVEPGILNPLVGATAEDSPAVAGGNVETSQRVVDVILGAFGLAAASQGTMNNLLFGNESFGYYETICGGAGATPTSDGADAVHTHMTNTRLTDPEVIERNYPIRVVRFEIRKSSGGAGKHSGGDGVTRELEFLQKLQVSILSQRRGPYAPYGCDGGDAGQVGRNRIIRSGQQMKELPWRAQFSVKAGDRLIIETPGGGGFGTQETSS, from the coding sequence TGAGTAGCCATCTCGAAGCTCCCCTGCTGGCTATTCGATACATTCTCCAGCTTCCACTCGGCAAAGAGTTACCCGCCGTTTCCGTTCGCTTAGGAACGACACGTGGAACGAATGCACTTCTGACTCGAGGCGGTGGACGAACGGCGTTGATCACCACAAAAGGCTTCGCTGATATCCTCAAAATTGGCTACCAAGCGCGGCCGAATCTATTCGATTTAGAGATTCAAAAACCAGCTCCACTTTACGAAGAGGTGCTGGAGGTTCATGAGCGTCTCAGCAGCACGGGCGAAGTTTTACTCGCTGTCCAACCTGATCTAATTCGCCAACAACTCAAACGGCTTCGAGACCGCGGGACAGTCGCGGTGGCGATCTGCCTACTCAATGCCTACAGCAATGCAACCCACGAGCAACAAATCGCCGTAATCGCTCGGAAACTCGGCTTTTCGGAAATCAGCGTCTCCAGCCAACTGGCCCCTCTCATCAAACTTGTCTCGCGCGGTGATACAACAGTGGTCAACGCTTACTTGAATACAGTCTTGAAAGACTACGTTCAAGGGATTGCGAAACATCTGGACGACACGAGCACTGCCTTGCAAATGATGACCTCGAACGGAGGGCTCGTCCGTGGCGATCAGTTCGAAGGAAAAGACAGTATTCTATCCGGACCGGCGGGCGGCGTCGTGGGCTTTGCGAGAGTGGCAGAGGCGGCAGGATTTCCGCGTGCAATCGGCTTTGACATGGGCGGAACCAGCACTGACGTCGCTCGCTACGAGGGTTCATTCCAACACGAATATGAAACCGAAAAAGCAGGTGTACGCATTGTTTCCCCGATGCTCGCCATCGAAACCGTTGCGGCAGGCGGTGGTTCGATTTGTCATTTCGATGGAGTCAAGTTAGCGGTCGGTCCGGATAGCGCTGGAGCCGAACCGGGGCCCGCCTGCTATGGCCGCGGCGGACCACTTACGATCACCGATGTCAATCTTCATCTTGGCAAGGTTCAACCCAATCAGTTTCCCTTCGCGTTGGATGCTCAAGCCGTTGAAAGACGGCTGCAAGAACTGGCGAAAACGATCCGCGATGAACTGGGACAAGCGATGACCACGACCGAATTGGCCGACGGATTCCTACGGATCGCCAACGCCAATATGGCTCAGGCGATTCGATCGATCTCGATCGCCCAAGGATACGATCCGCGCGAATATGTGTTGGTCTCATTCGGTGGCGCCGCACCTCAACATGCCTGTGCGGTGGCGGAAGAGCTAGGGATGCGAGAAATCATCAATCATCCTGACGCAGGAATACTTAGTGCATTGGGAATCGGCCACGCCGATCTCACACGGCACGCGGCCAAGGGAGTCTACTTGGACATCGAACAGCTGAACGGTCAGCTGCTGAACGATACCTGGACCGAATTGACCCAACAGACCGAGCAGTCGTTGTTGCAGCAAGGTGTTTCAGAAAAAAACATTGAAACGGTTCAATCGCTGGACTTGCGTTACGAGGGGACCGACTCAACGTTAACGATTCCGCGCCCGCTTAACGGTGACTATCTCGAAGCGTTTACCACGCTGCATCAAAAACGGTACGGATACGCCCAACCTGAACGCAATCTCGAAATTGTGGCTGCGAGAATCGAATCAACGGGTCGAATTCGGGCAAAACTTCCCAAATCGCATTCCGTCGCGCCTGCCCATACTCGATCATCCGAAGTTCGCCAAATGTACTTCCACGGTCAATTGGTATCGGCCGCCTGTTACCATCGCACAGCACTGCAAGCGGGCGCCCAAATTACAGGCCCTGCCGTCATTCACGAAACAATGTCAACTACGATCATCGACCCCGGCTGGCAAGCAGAAGTATTAAGTCAGCGAGAATTACTCATCCGCCAGCAAACCCAAACGGAAACGGATTCCTACTCGACTGATTGTGATCCCATCCTGCTAGAGATCTTCAATCGTCACTTCGCTGGGATCGCTGAGCAAATGGGCATCACGCTCCGTAACACATCCAGCAGTGTCAACGTGAAGGAACGGCTGGATTTTAGCTGTGCCATTTTCACCGATCGCGGAGACTTAGTCGTCAACGCCCCCCACATTCCGGTGCATCTGGGGGCGATGAGTGAAACGGTGAAGTGCGTTTTGGAAGATCACGCCGATTTGGCTTCCGGCGATGTGATCGTCACAAATGACCCCTATCGCGGGGGCTCACACTTACCCGATGTGACCGTTGTCACTCCCGTGCATGATCCGACCGATGGTCAGCTGCGATTTCTGGTCGCCAGCCGCGCCCATCACGCAGAGATCGGTGGGATTACGCCCGGATCGATGCCACCGTTCTCACATTCACTCGCGGAAGAAGGAGTGTGCATTCGCAGCTTCAAATTGATCGATGCTGGCCAGTCGCGGCTCGAAGAGCTGTCCGAACAACTTACTGGCGCAACCTATCCAACACGCGATCTCGAAACCAATTTAGCCGATATTCGGGCCCAAATTGCCGCCAACCAGCAAGGCGTACGTGACTTGCAGCAACTGGTCGACCGTTTCTCTTGGCCCGTGGTAAATGCCTACATGAATCATATTCAAGTCGCTGCAGAAACCAAATTACGGCATGCTCTCAAAACGATTCCAGACGGCGAGTATAAATTCGAAGATCATCTGGATAATGGAGCTCTGATCCATGCAAAAATCACCGTCGACAACGACCAGGCTTGTATCGACTTTCGTGGCTCGGCTCCATCCACCCGCGACAATCTCAATGCGAACCTCGCCATCGTTTCCGCAGCAACCATGTATTGTTTACGCTGCTTGATCAATGAGGACATTCCACTGAACCAAGGCGTTTTGAACCCCATTGAATTGATTGTAGAACCCGGCATCCTCAATCCGCTAGTCGGAGCTACCGCGGAGGACTCTCCGGCTGTCGCGGGAGGAAATGTAGAAACCTCTCAACGAGTTGTCGATGTGATATTGGGTGCCTTCGGTTTGGCTGCCGCCAGCCAAGGCACGATGAACAACTTACTGTTCGGAAACGAAAGCTTTGGATATTACGAAACGATTTGCGGGGGAGCCGGTGCGACGCCTACGTCCGACGGGGCCGATGCGGTTCATACCCATATGACGAACACGCGACTCACCGATCCGGAAGTCATCGAACGTAACTATCCAATTCGAGTCGTTCGATTTGAAATTCGCAAATCATCGGGCGGTGCCGGAAAGCACTCAGGCGGCGACGGTGTAACGCGCGAACTCGAATTTCTCCAAAAGCTGCAGGTCTCGATTCTCTCCCAACGCCGCGGCCCTTATGCGCCTTATGGTTGCGACGGAGGTGATGCTGGCCAAGTTGGCCGCAATCGCATCATTCGGTCCGGTCAACAGATGAAGGAGCTTCCCTGGCGCGCCCAATTCTCCGTCAAAGCAGGCGACCGGCTGATTATTGAAACCCCGGGTGGCGGAGGTTTCGGCACCCAGGAAACTTCTTCGTAA